A window of the Citrus sinensis cultivar Valencia sweet orange chromosome 9, DVS_A1.0, whole genome shotgun sequence genome harbors these coding sequences:
- the LOC102607011 gene encoding acidic endochitinase-like, with protein MLSQAILSYKHTMAHQFTLGKFLFCLLQLAALFTYTSAGVISVYWGQNGNEGSLADACSSGNYGIVNIAFLTTFGNSQTPQINLAGHCDPTNNGCAGLSNEIKTCQGQGIKVLLSIGGASGSYSLSSADDARQVAQYLWDNFLGGQSSSRPLGDAVLDGIDFDIEGGTNQHWDELARALSNFSQQKKVYLAAAPQCPYPDAWLGGALGTGLFDYVWVQFYNNPPCQYSGNADNLKNSWNQWTSNLSGSGQVFLGLPASPEAAGSGYIPPDVLTSQVLPAIKSSPKYGGVMLWSRQYDKSYSSAIKPSV; from the exons ATGTTAAGCCAAGCAATATTAAGCTATAAGCACACGATGGCGCATCAGTTTACTCTCGGAAAATTCCTGTTCTGCCTGTTGCAGCTGGCTGCCCTGTTCACTTACACCAGTGCTGGTGTGATCTCAGTGTACTGGGGTCAGAACGGAAATGAAGGAAGTTTGGCAGATGCTTGTTCGTCCGGCAATTATGGAATTGTGAACATCGCTTTCCTAACCACATTTGGCAATAGCCAGACTCCCCAAATCAACCTAGCTGGCCACTGCGACCCGACCAATAATGGTTGCGCCGGGTTGAgcaatgaaataaaaacttgCCAGGGCCAAGGCATCAAGGTCTTGCTCTCCATTGGAGGCGCTTCCGGAAGCTATTCCCTTTCCTCTGCTGATGACGCCAG GCAAGTCGCACAATACTTGTGGGACAATTTCCTTGGAGGCCAATCAAGCTCCCGGCCATTAGGTGATGCAGTTTTAGATGGAATCGATTTCGATATTGAGGGAGGCACAAACCAACACTGGGACGAACTAGCCAGGGCCTTGTCAAATTTTAGCCAACAGAAGAAGGTTTACTTAGCAGCAGCTCCACAATGTCCGTACCCTGATGCATGGCTTGGCGGTGCACTAGGAACTGGCTTATTTGATTACGTTTGGGTCCAATTCTATAACAATCCTCCTTGTCAGTATTCCGGCAATGCGGATAATCTCAAGAACAGTTGGAATCAATGGACATCAAATCTATCTGGTTCTGGCCAAGTATTTTTGGGATTGCCAGCGTCTCCTGAAGCAGCCGGGAGCGGCTATATTCCCCCAGATGTGCTTACATCTCAGGTTCTGCCGGCTATTAAGAGTTCCCCAAAATACGGAGGAGTCATGCTCTGGTCTAGGCAGTATGACAAGAGTTATAGCTCAGCTATTAAACCCAGTGTTTGA